From the genome of Vicia villosa cultivar HV-30 ecotype Madison, WI linkage group LG2, Vvil1.0, whole genome shotgun sequence, one region includes:
- the LOC131653170 gene encoding BAG family molecular chaperone regulator 3-like: MMRMRNNHNHSNKTNGVSSPITSGGCRAEPGSMEWEMRPGGMLVQTRTTNSDQNPVLVPTIRVRVKFGSIYHELNISSQATFGDLKKMLSGPTGLHHQDQKLFYKDKERDSKAFLDIVGVKDKSKLVLVEDPISQEKRILEIRKNAKMEKAAKSISQISLEVDRLAGRVSAFESIISKGGKVVESDVIGLIELLMNQLLKLDTIIADGDVKLQRKMQVKRVQKYVETLDMLKVKNSTTNGNDVHTTTQPQQKHPNGKRLETIQEQQQQEQPRKTSNEVSLEQQQPPPSGVVVTTQWETFEFDSTPPLITFPSTSTTTPSMNNNNSGPPKFNWEFFE; this comes from the exons ATGATGAGGATGAGGAATAATCATAATCATAGTAATAAGACAAATGGTGTTTCTTCACCTATAACCTCAGGTGGTTGCAGAGCTGAACCCGGTTCAATGGAATGGGAGATGAGGCCAGGTGGAATGTTGGTTCAAACTAGAACCACTAACTCGGATCAAAACCCGGTTTTGGTTCCTACTATTAGAGTAAGGGTCAAGTTTGGTTCAATTTATCATGAACTCAATATTAGCTCACAAGCCACATTTG GGGATTTGAAGAAAATGTTGTCAGGGCCAACTGGATTACATCATCAAGATCAAAAGTTGTTTTACAAAGATAAAGAAAGAGATTCAAAGGCTTTTCTTGATATAGTTGGTGTAAAGGACAAATCGAAGCTAGTGCTAGTGGAAGATCCTATAAGTCAAGAGAAAAGGATTTTGGAGATAAGAAAGAATGCTAAGATGGAGAAAGCTGCAAAATCTATCTCACAAATCAGCTTGGAGGTCGATAGACTTGCCGGACGG GTATCTGCTTTTGAATCAATAATTAGCAAAGGTGGGAAAGTTGTAGAATCAGATGTGATTGGTCTTATTGAGCTATTGATGAATCAATTGCTTAAATTGGATACCATAATTGCTGATGGAGATGTCAAATTGCAAAGGAAAATGCAG gTAAAAAGAGTTCAAAAGTATGTTGAAACATTGGACATGCTAAAAGTCAAGAATTCTACAACAAATGGCAATGATGTCCATACAACAACTCAACCTCAACAAAAGCATCCAAATGGAAAAAGATTGGAAACAATTCAAgagcaacaacaacaagaacaacctaGAAAAACCTCAAATGAGGTTTCACtagaacaacaacaaccacctccTTCAGGAGTTGTAGTTACTACACAATGGGAGACATTTGAATTTGATTCTACCCCACCATTAATCACATTTCCATCTACATCCACAACTACTCCTTCAATGAACAATAATAATTCAGGTCCTCCTAAGTTCAATTGGGAATTCTTTGAGTGA